The Brassica oleracea var. oleracea cultivar TO1000 chromosome C6, BOL, whole genome shotgun sequence genomic interval TGAAATGCATCGACAACTTCAGTATCTAGTTTACTGCAGTAATTAGGTACCAAAAACTGGAAACCATAATGGTCAAAGCTAGCTCTCAGATTATGATTTCTCCAATTACTCATTCCATCACCAAATTTTCCAATAAACTTTAACTTATTTGCTGAAGGCCAAAACAAAGGATGAACCGAGACTTCAGTGGCACTTAATCTACAAGAAAACATATAAAATTAGGACGAAGTTACTTAATTAGTCTAGTAAAACTAACGAGTTACCTCGATTCAGCAACTCTTATCTTCAACTTCGTAATCAAGTGACAAGCTTCAGCTTCAGAGCGTATTAGAGAAGCTAGAGGACGGAGAAGACTATTCTGAGCCTTAGTATTAGCAACAAGAATTTGGTGAACTATGGTTCCCAAGTTAAAAAGATCTATCTTTTGAGTTTCATCACTGACCAGAAGCTGTTCAGGTGGTCTCCACTTTTTATTCTCTTCATTTTCAGGGAGAGTAATCATGGACTCTTGATCCACAGAAGCAGAATATACCAAGTTGCATATTTTTGCAACTAACTTGTCTTCTTGATTAATAAGGTATATGGAAGCTGTATATAAACACCTATGTATAAATGACTTGGAGTGTATATCAACAAGTCCATCCACAATACTTTTGAGAAGATCTATCATATAACTTAATACATCATGATGTGGTTTCAGAAGAGAGTTCCACGTTTCCTTGCACATATCGTCCTTAATCAACTCCTCTAAGTTATGTGTGTAGATTTTGTACAATTTGAAGACCAAAACATGTTTCAAAAAATAATTATATATATATATTAGTTTTTATAACTATGGAATCAAAAATAATATTTTTGGGCTATGTCGAGAACATGTCTTGCATGTGAGCCTATTATGTAATCCTTAATTTAATCTCTATAATTATTTGTGGTGTGTTTTAGAAGTTTTTTTTCTTTTCAGTGTGATACTTTTCATCACTATAAACTTACATGGGAGAATCATGTGATGTGGTGTGTGGCTAGAATGTATCAATCACTTTCTTTTTAAGATATACTAGATCTCGATCCGCGTGGATTTTTGTTTTCATTTATTTTTACATAAATATTTTGTTTTCATTTATTTTTATATAAATATTTTGTTTTCAATTCTAAATTGGTATATATTATAATATATATGTGTCTATCAATTTTTAAAACATAATTATTGTATATTTTTTCATTGAATAGATTGTTTCAAACTTTTACATGTATTTGTATCTTCTTCTATATATATTTTCGGATTATTATTTCATTATTAAAATCGTAACTATATATATAAAGATTAGTAAAATATTGTTTTATTGTCATATTCAAAGATATTGTAACATTTCACAAATTTAGAAAGTTTTTAAAAAATTAAACTTTTCGCTTCATAGATTTATATTATCGAGTAAAGAACTAAACATTTAATTTTTGTTAAATTTTTAAAATAAACTATATAGGTTAAAATTTGTTTTCATTGGTTTAAGGTAGTAAAAATTAATCATTGTTAGATAATATGATTTTTGTTATTTAAATTTTTTTTATAATTTTTAAAGTTAACATAGACAAATATTTAAATATTTAGCATATGGAGGTATAATATTACAACATTAAATTATATCTATTTAATTTATATTATCTATAAATCCAATGAATCATCTATTGTTTAAATCCAATTATTGATAGCCCAATAAAAATTTCAGCTAGGCCCAAAATTTAAATGATAAGATTAGATATTAAATGTAACATGACTTTTTAGGAATAGGTTCATTAGATCCATTTTTAAAAAAAATCACACATGAATCAAGGTTGTGACTTGTGTTTTAATATATAAGTTACTATAGTAAATTCGTAATTAATTTAGGGTTTAAACGCTGGATATTATGAAAAAAGATTTTATGGTTATCTATATTGTAGTGTTTGATATCTTTGTTGAAATCGGATATGTATATATTGTCAGAATATACTGAATGAGTTGTTTTGATATTCAAAATCTATGATTGCCTGTTTTACATTTAAACTGACGAGTTGTTTATGGGATTTAAGTGAATATTATGTAGAATTGTTTTGATATTCTTGTTGCAACCGATTTATGTATTTGAAAATTCTTGTTACATTGGTTTTAAAGATAAGGGGTTTGAAATCCGGATCAGTGTGATGAATACGTGATCATCTATGTATATAATGTGTAAGAAGAAATTGAAAACTAAAACCGGCCGGTTCAATGTTTCTTTACAGGTGAAATGCTTCAAGGGGATGTGTAAGAGGTGGATCATCACTTGATCATATATTATATAACGTGTAAGTGAATAAAACAGAGGTTCTAGTGTATTTTTTAAATAACAAACAACTCACATTTACAATTCTAGAACTATACGTTAATGTTTTAGTCTAAGGACTGTTTGTTAATGATTTATATTTACGGTTGAGCAAAAACGATGATGCATTGGTTTGATAATGATTTATTAAGTCCATTTTTTTGTAGGCATGTAACAGAATTTTGGTTTGTAAACCGAACCGAAGAGTGGTTTTAAACTATTTTGGACATTATCCTGTCGACAGGTCAATTAACTTTGAATATCAAAACCAACTTGATATTTTAGGGAATGATATAATAAGGCATATTATTAGTAATGAATGAATAAATGATAACTGATTTCTTGTGATGGTCCATTAAGTCCATTTTTTAAAAAATCACACATGAATCAAGGCTGTGACTTCTGTTTTGTTTTAATATATAAGATAAGATACTAAAAATGTTTATGTGCAAACACACCTACAATCTGGTTCTTAGTTTGGTTTAGTTCGATAAGTAGCAGTTGATCGGTTCTACAAATAGCAACCAAATAAACTGATTAAACCAAATTTTAATTGGTTCTTAGTTTACCATATTTATCCTATTCATTTACTTTTCACCAAAATAACCGAAAAAAACAAAATAGAAAAATGATTTTGTTTAATTTGGAGCACATAATACCCAAAAAATCGAATTAACTAATTTGAGTTTAAACCGAAGTAAAACAAATATACTTAGCTTCAACCGAAATATAGTCCAGTTCAATTGATAATTTCAAAAAAAAAAAACCGAGAACCAAAAGAACCGACCCCAAAACCGGAAAGCCCATGACTAATGAAATCTCCAAATATAAAATTTAGTGGGCTTTAAACTAGCCCATTACACATCGTACAAAATAATATATAATCGGTTTAGGTGTGAACCGGGCGGGCTTTTTTTTCCACGCCTTACAAAATCAATTCGGCGACCAAATTGTTTTATCTTTCTCCAGCAAGCTTCCAAGAGAAGAAGAGAGAACGAACGAACGAGTCAGAGACACTATGGATGAAGGCGAATCATCATCGACCAATAATCCTTCGCGTCCATGGGAATCGTACAACACCGTCTTCACCAACGCCAAAGCCGGTTTGTTTCCATATATTACGCTTCTTTCACTCTCTCTTCTGATTCTTTTCTCGAGTAGAATCACTCCACAAAAATTTCGAAATTGATCAAACCCTGGACCCTGAATTTGCACATTTTTCATCTGATTTGGTTTAAAAATTGCATCTTTACTTATTGGATGATGTTGGGAGTTAAGTTTCTCAAGTCGTCAATGTGAATTTGTTAGGAATGGAGGGAGTTGATAAGGAGAAAGTGCAGAGGGTTGTGTATGAGATGAGTAAGGGATCAAAGTATTTTCAAAACGAGGAGCGTAAAGAAGCTCTTATGAAACAAAAGATTGAGCATATGCGTGATAGGTGTGCTAAGCTCTCTTCCTCTGATTTATCTAATTATCAGAAGGTATGTGTGTCACCGTCATATCTGAGTAAAGGTTTATGCTTTATGGGATGTAAAGCAATGTAGCTTTTTTTTTTCAATTCGAAGGTGGTTGATAGAAGGATCTTAGAGGTTGAAGCTACGCGGGATCTGTCTAGAGTATGGCTGCATGTTGATATGGATGCCTTTTATGCTGCTGTTGAGACTTTGAGCAATCCTTCGCTTAAGGGGAAACCCATGGCTGTTGGAGGCTTGTCTATGATCTCCACAGCTAATTATGAGGTATGCTGCTCTGGTTTTCAACTGGTGCTGACAGCTTGTAATCATTGTTAAAACTTTCTGTTGTCTCTGTTAGGCAAGGAAGTTTGGAGTTCGTGCAGCTATGCCTGGTTTTATTGCTCGTAAACTGTGTCCAGATTTGATATTTGTTCCTGTAGATTTCCCCAAGTATACTCACTACAGTGATTTGACAAGAAAAGGTTAGCTGTTCACCTTCCGACATGTGTAGCTTTATGCTTGCCGTTCTCTGTTTCTATGCTCTTACTTGCATATTTGTGTTTCATTTAGTTTTTAAGAATTATGATCCTAACTTCATCGCTGGGAGCTTGGATGAAGCCTACCTTGACATAACTGAGGTTTGTCGAGAAAGAGGTCTTTCTGGTGGAGAAGTAAGTGTGAGCTCATGATATGCATTCTTTTGTAATATTTGTTTCTTATTCGTTGACATTACCTGATTAGTTTGCCACTGCAACTGTACTCTGTCCATGTCTTCACTTTGTGCAGATTGCAGAGGAGCTTAGATCTTCTGTTCATTCCGAGACTGGAGGACTGACATGCAGTGCGGGAGTAGCCGCAAACCGCTTGCTCGCCAAGGTTCTCCTTATATCTGGAAAATATTATATATATATATATATATATATCTCTTTCCCTGGGCTATAATAGTGTCGTCCGAAATCTATTTTCTGAATCTACTCCTACCATATTACAGGTTTGCTCAGACATAAACAAGCCTAATGGACAGTTTGTTTTACAGAATGATCGATCAACTGTCATGACATTCATCTCTTCACTTCCTATACGAAAGGTATGTGATCCCTAATCGTTGGCTGTCGTTTTTTTTTTGGAATGCGTTTGTTATGAAAGGTACTATCACTCCAGTTATTCTCCAGCTCATTCAATTTGCTGCATAGGTAGAATTGTATACTCGGTAGAAACAAAGTACATTGGTAGCATAGAGATGCCACAGAGAATTCGTTCGGTCCTCGCACGGTTTATTATAGCTGGGTGTTGGTTCTTTATGAGTTGTCAAAACTATAGGTGTAGTTTTCTGAAATTCCAGTTGGAAATTGTTTCACAGATTGGAGGAATCGGTAAAGTTACCGAGCATATTCTGAAGGATGCTTTAGAAATTAAAACATGTGGGGACATGGTGCTGAAGGGATCTCTTCTTTACGCTCTCTTTACTCAGTCTTCTGCAGGTAGCAGTATCTCTTGCTTTCTTGTTGGACTATTGCTTTCCACTGAAAGATTTTGTTGTTTATTGATTTTGTTGTTTATTGCTCGACAATTTTTTGTAGACTTTTTCCTCTCTGTTGGACTGGGGCTTGGGAAAACAGACACTCCTGAGGTTAGGTCTCGTAAAAGTATTAGCAGTGAAAGGACATTTGCTGCGACAGGAGATGAAAAATTGCTATACTCAAAGTTAGGTGAGTACTCTGAGAACTTGTGTTGTTTTCTTTCTCATGATACCTGTAACTCAATAATCAAAGGCACAATGGATCCAGAGAAACTTAACTCAATGAAGAATGATTGTGTTTGCCACAAGCTGCATTTCAAACTTCTAGACTTAGAAAATGTATATTTGGCTTTTACATTACCACTGAATGTTTTCTGTGGTTGCCAGCTGAAATTGCAGAAATGCTATCTCATGACATGCAAAAGGAGCGTCTAGCGGCAAGAACACTGACACTCAAACTGAAAACTGCTTCTTTTGAGGTGGACTTCCAAATTGCATAGTAGTTATTTTTCTTCTTTGAAATCCATCTTTGTGCTGAAAGTGTGACAATTTGCAATCATCAGATTAGGAGCAGAGCTGTTAGCCTGCAGAGATACACATGTTCAAGCGAGGATATTCTAAAGCATGCTACAAAGCTGTTGAAGGCGGAACTTCCTGTTTCCATAAGGCTGATAGGTGCGCGTCACTTTAATGTTCTTTGTTCTTCTTTTTTTAGAATGGTCAAGACAATCCATACTATCCTTGGTACTAAAATTCTATTTATACAGGGTTGCGAATGTCTCAATTCAATGAAGAAGCCCGCCATTCTGATCCTTCACAGGGAACTATTACCAAGTTCATCGTTCAAAAGGGTTCCTCAAGGAAAAATCTGGATGATAATGACTCATCTGACTTAGATGCTAGTAAAAATTGTTTAGGCAACGATGAGATGTTGAGTTTATCCTATGCTTCTCATGAGACAAGCTATGATCAACTGAAAGATGTTGTCGAATATGAAGAACAATCAGTAACTCCAAATCAAGAATGTAAGAAAAAGGAAGAAAGGATACAAGTATTGGAAGGAGATGCTCTGCTCAGGAAACACAAGGATTGCAAAGCAGATTCAAGTGCAGAAAAGACCGAAGCAGTTTCAGTACTTCCGCAGATGGAGCCGTTAGTGTGGGTTGATGGGTACAGATGCAACTTGTGTGGGATCGAGCTACCTCCATCTTTTGTTGAGGAGCGGCAAGAACACTCTGATTTCCATCTCGCCCAGAGACTTCAAAATGAAGAATCTGGCCCTAGTTCTTCCAACACACCTACTTCAAAACGAAGGTCAGCTTCACAGTAACAACCTCCTCTTGAGCCTACTCTATTATTTTTTTCTCACAAGTCTCTGCTTCTCATTGAAACTTCATAACTTGTTAGGATTCTCGGAAAGGAAAAGGCAAATTCCAAGCCAAAGAAGCAGAAACCAAATCAAAAGGACGGTAGCAAACACATTCCAATACACACATTCTTCACAAAGAGCAATCAAAACTCGTGAGCCTTGTTCATAGTTAACCTTTCCTTATTACTAGACAATGTGAGAGGACTTCACAGTGTTGTGAAGTTGCTAGCTTTAGAGATGTTTGGTTCACTGGGTGGATGCCACCTGTCATCTGTGCTTGTATTATCTTCACTTATTATATTATCTTTAACATCTTTCAGGAACGACGAAACCCAGAAGAAATGAAGATGGCTCTACCCCCACCGAGACTCAATCTCTCACCGTCCAGTTCCCTCGGCGAACCAAGATCCTTACCGTCGATGTCTGACATCCTGACGTCATCAAAAGCTCGAAATCTTGACTTAAAGATCCAAACTTTAGGACCGTTTTTCAGAGTGACAGGGAAGAACGCAGACACGGGCAGTGAGGTTGGACGAGCGGAGGGAGTGGTTAGACCATGGTTCGGACGAGGCTTGGTTCTGCATCTTGATACGATAAGGTTGACGAAAGAGACGATGGTTATGGATAAGTCTCTCCTTGGAGTTGGTTTATACGTAGGAGCTGTAGCTATCCGACATGGATACGACTGTGGTTGCCGCACTGCTCAGCTTCTCGCTATCTACGACTCTGATCTCTATCATTCTAAGGTCTATATCTCTCTCCCTCTGTTTCTACCGAAATTGTTTAAACAAGAATCTTGGTTTAGTCATATACTGAACCAAACCGAACTTGTATGCATGTGTGTCAGCTGGTTAGGTTTTACAGAAGAATTGGGTTCGAGGAGGTGAAAGAAGTGAGTGGGTCGTCCATTGGAGACATGGCTGATATGTTGGTGTGGGGTGGAGTTGGCACTCGCATGGATGCTAATATCCATCATCTCCTTGTTAAATGGTCCAAAGTTTTCCTTAAATCAGTTTCTTAATGACATATTGTATCATCTTCATTCTTGAAACGAATCAGACCATACTATTTTTTACTAAGAACATATGTATACTTCATCTCTATTGTTGTATTCTATTTGACTTACGGTTTTCATACGTAACATAGTCTTGTATAAAACGTGTTAGTAAGAACAGCAAAGCTTATTCCTAGAGTCTTTTAACATATGATAACAGTAAAGGCCTCGTCTAGTTACTGCACCTTCTTTGGTTTGCCTCTCATCAACTACCTATTTATGAATTATTTGTTACAACCACTTGTATCATGTTTGCTTGTTTGGATAATCGAGGAGACAACTTGTGTCCTGCCCACCTCTTATCTTCCCAATCAAAACCATTATAAAAAGAGAGATTTCATCAAAAAGAAAGCATATGATAAGGTAGGAACATGACAAATTGACAGATGGTGGTGGCCAACTAGCAGAATCTCAATGGAGATTGGAGGAAGAACAGTTCTAGAGGTGATACTGGTGGAGATCATTGCAAGACTACCTTTGAGAACCATCGCTAGACTCAAACTGGTGTGCAAGCAATGGAAGTCGTTGATAGAATCTTCCTACTTCCGTTGTGTCTTTGTCTCTCTTCACAAGAACTCATCTTCCTCTTGGTCTCTCATGTTCGGAGCTGAGTATCCTCACCCTGAAGCTATAGGCTTCCATGGATGCCAAACATGGGATCTACAAAAACCTCTAGGCTCGTATATCATGTCTTCTCAACGGTACTTGAATCTCCCTACTAGCTCTAACTACTTCTACGTAGCTTCCTCCAATGGATTGGTTTGGATCAATGTGTTCTTTACCCGCACTGACAACATGGCTTACAGTTACAAATCCTTTGTTGGTAATCCGATTTTAGAACAATGGGTCGAAATCCCTCCGCCTCCACAGCAATGTATACCCACTGGTTTGGTGACGCGCGTGGAGAATGGCGTCGTTACAGGGTTCAAAGTGGTCAGGACTTCAAGGACCGAACGTAGAGGCATGGGAGTGCATGAATGGAGAGTGTATGTGTATTCGTCTGAGACTGGTTTATGGACTTCCAAGGGACTTCACTCTTCTCATCCTGTTAACTACACTGGTTCTTACCCTCCCTTTAATCTCAAAGGGATGCTTTATCTCCGGGAAAGAGGTATGGATGCTACAGAGCCTGGTGTCCTTGTTGGTTATGATTTCTATGGCCCTGAGGACGATGATCAATGCCTGGTTATACCTCTTCCTCTTCTGTCCAGCAAAAACGTTCGGAGATGCTTGACTACTTCAGGGGAAGATGTTATTTACATTGAAATACTGTATCCAAGATTAAAGGTTTGGAAGCTGAACAACTTCTCCAAGAGTGGTGAATGGTGGCAACTTTCACGGGAAGAATCAGTCGAATTCGATGCCCATTGTTTACCCTTGGCTATGAATCCGTTTGATACTAATATCGTCTATCTATGGAGTCAGCACCACGGAAGTTTAGTAACGTGTGATCTACGAAGACAAGAGTTTATTGTTCATCAAGAGTCAGAGACTTGGAGAAACAGTGAAGGTTGTTACCGCATAAACACGTCGGGTACTAAGGGGTATGTAGAAGGTAATACTAATGCAACTACGGTCATCATGTTATCACAATATGTGCTGCAACGATGGATGGATTCAGTACCTCGTCCACCAAACTGAGAGCATCATGCTTTGTGGAGTTGGTGACTTCTCAACTTCTTACTGCAAAACCTTATTCTTCATATTGCTCTCAAATTCAGCTTGGCGATTAAGCTGTACAATCTATTTATTATCATTTTTTCCATCTTTAAGCTTTGATTAAAAATGTGGAATCGATACAACCTCATAAATTTAATAAAAGCATTTTTATTAATAAAATCCAAAGACCTTAACAAACTAAAATCTCAGTACAAGAGGGCAACAAACACTTAAGCCCAGCCACCTTTTAGTCCGTCTCCTGAGAGTCGGACCACATCACTAGAGTGGCCAAAAGAGCAATGGTTGCCGTCTCAACTCGCAACCGGTGTGGTCCAAGTCCAACAGCTGTGCCGCCTGCTTCCAACATCATTTCCACCTCTTTCTTCGTGAAATCTGCTCCATTATCATTGTTGACGGTTTTTAGATTACACTCATTGAGGCAAGTCATAAACAAGAGTATATCAATTTGTGTCTACTCGGACACTAACCAATTATTTCGACAATGTGAAAGCATAGTACAAGTACAAGAGCAGAATTTTGATAACTGCATCAAAATTATATTGAAGAAAGGATTTCTTACCTCCTTCTGGTCCAACAATTAATAGTCCGCTAGATTCTTTTGCCGAGGATTGTACTGCATTGAGAAGAGGTGTAGCTTCGGCTGTAGCAACCAAACATAACTTTGACTTGGAAATCTATAAACCCCAATATGTTTTGAAACAAGTTTAGAGACAAAAATCAGGGGTTCAATAAATAGAAGATCTTAGAATTGCTTATAGAGATGTTGCAGCATACATGATCCAAGAGGGTATTAAATTTGACCGCAGGGCTTACCACCATTTGATGTAGTCTTTGACCTGTGACATAAAAAGATAATCTGATCATACAACTATAATGCCAAGAAAATAAAGAAGCAAGATTTTAAGCAATCAAAGTGTTTCCTTACACTACGGTTACTTACATTGTTTAGCCGCAGCAAAACTAACACGTTCCAATCTATCAACCCGGTTATCGGAGATTATGGAAGACCTTTCTGTTAAAAGTGGTGTGACACTACTCGCTCCGAGTTCCTAAGATGAGCATATTCAGTGGCACAACATTCACAAGTGATTCAGACAGTGACATACTAGAAGTAAAACACTTACTGTACATTTCTCAATTAGCCAATCTGCTCGACCACCCTTCAAAGTGCCTAGAACAATGCACATTTTATAAGTTATCAGTGTACAAAATCTGTCGAAGGTGTCGAAACCAATAGCAGTCCTCATTGATTCCATACCAAAAGCTGCAAACACCTGCCACTGGATGCCCTGAGGAAGAATCACCTTCTGATCTTCTTGTGCGACAAAATCAACTCCAGTTTTGTCTATGTTTTGTATACAACCTTCTACCAAACCTCCTTTGCCATTAAAGAGTTCTACCCTTGCATATAAGAAATAAAGGTGCAAGCAAATTACTTTGACATTGTTACATTCACTAAGATGATCTAAAGGTTCAGGCTTTTTCACCTGTCTTCAGCTTTCAATCTTAGAACTTTTGCCATATGCCAAAACTCAGATCCTTGGACACGAACCATTCCACCCTAATGAAACACACTTTGAGCATCACTGCCTCTTTACTTAGAACTCTAATCCTAAGTGATTACTATCACTCTGATTTTGAATCGATTACTGCAAAAATTAAAAGGTAACTATAAGTACATGAGAGAGATATAGAAGGCGTGCCTTGCGCGATGGAAGATCATCAGAGAAGAATCGAGGGAGGCCACCGCGAGACTGATTCCTTAGGTCCGAATCCGACGGAGGAGACGAAGAAGAAGCAGAAAACGTCTTGAAGCTTGAAGAAGAAGGCGGAAGCCATGAGCGAAGACGACTCGGCAAATCGGAAAACAATGGCCGTGCAGCCGCCAGTGCTCTCATTATTCAAAGCTTTCGATAATTCTATTTTGGTACAGTTCTTTATCGCTTCGGTTTACTATAGATATTGGTCTGATCCGGTTTTAATCCCGGTTTGCGCTCTTCCTTTTCCGTAATTGAAGGGATTTTTTGAATTTCAAAAAAAAGAGAGAGAAACGGCCCAACAGAACCGAAGCGGCAAATTTTAAAATTAGAAAATATGCAGCTCACGAGAGTAACCCTATCAGTAACCATGGTTAGCACTTACCCAATAATATCATCACACGTGTCATATACAGCCCGTTACCTAAAGATGGAGGATGGTTCCGCTATATAAACCAGCTAACATCTGTGTAAACCTTGAAATCGAAAAACCAGATCTAGAGAGCGTCTTCATACACGCCCTCCCATTTCTTCTTCTCTGCGATCTTCCGCGAAACGAAAATGAGGGAGTGCATCTCGATCCACATCGGTCAAGCCGGTATCCAGGTCGGAAACGCCTGTTGGGAGCTTTACTGCCTTGAGCATGGCATTCAGGTTCGTATCTCCCTCTCAATCGTATAGCTGCTGCATCTCCATTGTTCTTCGGAATCTGTAGATCGTTTAGATCTGGTGATTGATTTCGTTTTCTTGTTGAATACATGTGGATGGTTTGTTAGATTAGATCTGACGTATTTCGACTGCTGCATTATCCATTGTTCGTAGAAAAATTTGTAGATCTATTCTACCAAATTGTTAAGATCTGTGATTGATTTCGATGTATTGTAGAATATATGCAGCTGATTCGAGATCCGTTTCTCTTAATAAAAAAATATACGATGAACAAAGACTATTATCATAGATCCGTTTCTCTAATGTTTGATTGCTATTGTTGATTCGAGATCTGTTTCCTTTTCACAATCGATGAACGAGAACGCCTTGTAGGTTTATATTAAATTGTATCGTTGCTTCTGTGTCTTTAGATCTGTAGATCCTCGTCGCTTTGTATATATTTGTATGTGTTTCTTTACTGATGTGTTGTTTTTTTTTTATTTGGATTGGTACAGCCTGATGGCCAGATGCCTGGTGACAAGACTGTTGGCGGAGGTGACGATGCTTTCAACACCTTCTTCAGTGAGACCGGTGCAGGCAAGCACGTCCCGCGTGCCGTCTTTGTCGATCTTGAGCCCACTGTGATCGATGAGGTCAGGACCGGTACTTACCGTCAGCTTTTCCACCCTGAACAGCTCATCAGCGGTA includes:
- the LOC106296363 gene encoding DNA polymerase kappa isoform X1; its protein translation is MDEGESSSTNNPSRPWESYNTVFTNAKAGMEGVDKEKVQRVVYEMSKGSKYFQNEERKEALMKQKIEHMRDRCAKLSSSDLSNYQKVVDRRILEVEATRDLSRVWLHVDMDAFYAAVETLSNPSLKGKPMAVGGLSMISTANYEARKFGVRAAMPGFIARKLCPDLIFVPVDFPKYTHYSDLTRKVFKNYDPNFIAGSLDEAYLDITEVCRERGLSGGEIAEELRSSVHSETGGLTCSAGVAANRLLAKVCSDINKPNGQFVLQNDRSTVMTFISSLPIRKIGGIGKVTEHILKDALEIKTCGDMVLKGSLLYALFTQSSADFFLSVGLGLGKTDTPEVRSRKSISSERTFAATGDEKLLYSKLAEIAEMLSHDMQKERLAARTLTLKLKTASFEIRSRAVSLQRYTCSSEDILKHATKLLKAELPVSIRLIGLRMSQFNEEARHSDPSQGTITKFIVQKGSSRKNLDDNDSSDLDASKNCLGNDEMLSLSYASHETSYDQLKDVVEYEEQSVTPNQECKKKEERIQVLEGDALLRKHKDCKADSSAEKTEAVSVLPQMEPLVWVDGYRCNLCGIELPPSFVEERQEHSDFHLAQRLQNEESGPSSSNTPTSKRRSASQILGKEKANSKPKKQKPNQKDGSKHIPIHTFFTKSNQNSNDETQKK
- the LOC106296363 gene encoding DNA polymerase kappa isoform X2 — encoded protein: MDEGESSSTNNPSRPWESYNTVFTNAKAGMEGVDKEKVQRVVYEMSKGSKYFQNEERKEALMKQKIEHMRDRCAKLSSSDLSNYQKVVDRRILEVEATRDLSRVWLHVDMDAFYAAVETLSNPSLKGKPMAVGGLSMISTANYEARKFGVRAAMPGFIARKLCPDLIFVPVDFPKYTHYSDLTRKVFKNYDPNFIAGSLDEAYLDITEVCRERGLSGGEIAEELRSSVHSETGGLTCSAGVAANRLLAKVCSDINKPNGQFVLQNDRSTVMTFISSLPIRKIGGIGKVTEHILKDALEIKTCGDMVLKGSLLYALFTQSSADFFLSVGLGLGKTDTPEVRSRKSISSERTFAATGDEKLLYSKLAEIAEMLSHDMQKERLAARTLTLKLKTASFEIRSRAVSLQRYTCSSEDILKHATKLLKAELPVSIRLIGLRMSQFNEEARHSDPSQGTITKFIVQKGSSRKNLDDNDSSDLDASKNCLGNDEMLSLSYASHETSYDQLKDVVEYEEQSVTPNQECKKKEERIQVLEGDALLRKHKDCKADSSAEKTEAVSVLPQMEPLVWVDGYRCNLCGIELPPSFVEERQEHSDFHLAQRLQNEESGPSSSNTPTSKRRILGKEKANSKPKKQKPNQKDGSKHIPIHTFFTKSNQNSNDETQKK
- the LOC106296363 gene encoding DNA polymerase kappa isoform X3, with amino-acid sequence MDEGESSSTNNPSRPWESYNTVFTNAKAGMEGVDKEKVQRVVYEMSKGSKYFQNEERKEALMKQKIEHMRDRCAKLSSSDLSNYQKVVDRRILEVEATRDLSRVWLHVDMDAFYAAVETLSNPSLKGKPMAVGGLSMISTANYEARKFGVRAAMPGFIARKLCPDLIFVPVDFPKYTHYSDLTRKVFKNYDPNFIAGSLDEAYLDITEVCRERGLSGGEIAEELRSSVHSETGGLTCSAGVAANRLLAKNDRSTVMTFISSLPIRKIGGIGKVTEHILKDALEIKTCGDMVLKGSLLYALFTQSSADFFLSVGLGLGKTDTPEVRSRKSISSERTFAATGDEKLLYSKLAEIAEMLSHDMQKERLAARTLTLKLKTASFEIRSRAVSLQRYTCSSEDILKHATKLLKAELPVSIRLIGLRMSQFNEEARHSDPSQGTITKFIVQKGSSRKNLDDNDSSDLDASKNCLGNDEMLSLSYASHETSYDQLKDVVEYEEQSVTPNQECKKKEERIQVLEGDALLRKHKDCKADSSAEKTEAVSVLPQMEPLVWVDGYRCNLCGIELPPSFVEERQEHSDFHLAQRLQNEESGPSSSNTPTSKRRSASQILGKEKANSKPKKQKPNQKDGSKHIPIHTFFTKSNQNSNDETQKK
- the LOC106296546 gene encoding F-box protein At1g49990-like, encoding MEIGGRTVLEVILVEIIARLPLRTIARLKLVCKQWKSLIESSYFRCVFVSLHKNSSSSWSLMFGAEYPHPEAIGFHGCQTWDLQKPLGSYIMSSQRYLNLPTSSNYFYVASSNGLVWINVFFTRTDNMAYSYKSFVGNPILEQWVEIPPPPQQCIPTGLVTRVENGVVTGFKVVRTSRTERRGMGVHEWRVYVYSSETGLWTSKGLHSSHPVNYTGSYPPFNLKGMLYLRERGMDATEPGVLVGYDFYGPEDDDQCLVIPLPLLSSKNVRRCLTTSGEDVIYIEILYPRLKVWKLNNFSKSGEWWQLSREESVEFDAHCLPLAMNPFDTNIVYLWSQHHGSLVTCDLRRQEFIVHQESETWRNSEGCYRINTSGTKGYVEGNTNATTVIMLSQYVLQRWMDSVPRPPN
- the LOC106296547 gene encoding ribosomal RNA small subunit methyltransferase E, with the translated sequence MRALAAARPLFSDLPSRLRSWLPPSSSSFKTFSASSSSPPSDSDLRNQSRGGLPRFFSDDLPSRKGGMVRVQGSEFWHMAKVLRLKAEDRVELFNGKGGLVEGCIQNIDKTGVDFVAQEDQKVILPQGIQWQVFAAFGTLKGGRADWLIEKCTELGASSVTPLLTERSSIISDNRVDRLERVSFAAAKQCQRLHQMVVSPAVKFNTLLDHISKSKLCLVATAEATPLLNAVQSSAKESSGLLIVGPEGDFTKKEVEMMLEAGGTAVGLGPHRLRVETATIALLATLVMWSDSQETD